AAAGGCAAATTCTAAGAAGGCAAAAGGCAAAAAGAAAAGCGGTGAAAAAGATTGGTAACTTATTATTGATTGCAGCACTTTTTCTAAGTGTGTGCGCCAATGGGCAAAACATAGCACTTACCGCAAAGTGTTCAAGAACTGCTGTGGATCTCAATGAAACCTTTAGAATCACGTTTACAACAAATGCAAGAAGAGGGGAAATTACTCCCCCAAACTTTGAACAATTCATAGTGGTCAGCGGACCTTATCAATCAAGTCAAACTCAAATAATAAATGGTAGGGTTTCGTCCAATAGATCCTTATCCTATGATGTTGTTGCTCAAAAAAAAGGAGAGTTTGTGCTTCCTGCAGCCTTCATAATAGTAGATGGAAAACGAATAGAAAGCAATAAGCTTAAAATTACAGTCAAAGAAGGATTAAAAAAGAAAAATAATATCCAGCAGCAGGCAGAGGAAAGTTTTAATGTGACTATTCTCTCCTCAAAGAAAGCCGTTTATGTCGGAGAGCCCATTATACTGAAATTCCGTGCGACTCTTTTTGATCCGGTAAGAAATTTAGACATTATTCAATCACCCAACTTTGAGAATGTACTTCAACAGCAGCTGGATTCAAAGGAGGAGAGCTATAGAGAGGTTGTAGGAAACAAAGTTGCTACCATATACGATTTTGATAAGCGACTTATTCTACCCAATACCCCCGGGGTTTTAGGAGGACAAGAACTAAAAATAAGAGGTCAGGTTCAAGTACCAACCGGGCAACGAGATTTCTTTAATATGCCTCTAATGAAGTATGTTCCACAAGTTGCTTCTGCCAAAATACCGGCGGTAAAAATTAAACCACTTCCAGATGGTGCCCCATCCCATTTCACCGGGGGAGTGGGTTCCTTAAACCTAATTAGAGAAATAAGTAGGCGCGAGGTAAGCGGAGATGAAAGTATAACCATCAAACTTAGAATTGAGGGTAAAGGAAACCTAAGCACAATCGAAGTGCCTGAGTTAAGCAACGTAGAAGGCTTTGATATCTACGACCCTAAATTCAACGAAAACATTCGTTTTGGTGAGCGAGGAATAACAGGCTTTAAAGAATATGAATATCTATTAGTACCGCAGTACCGCGGTAGCTTTGTATTACCAGAAATTAAATGGACTTACTTTGATTTAAAGACAGATAAATACAAAACTGTTACTATAACAGAAGATACTTTAACAGTTCGTAACCCGAATTTAGCTGCATCTAAACCAAATTCCAATTTGACGACATCTTCTGAACAAGAAGCTACCCTCTTAGATGAAGACATACATTATTTACAAAATATTGATATTAAGACTGATCGTAGGGGCCTAATAAAAAAGGGGACATTGATTTTGCTAGCTGTTTTGGGATTATGTTGGCTGTGGCAACTTGCGCCAAAACGAACGGAATCAAAAGGCTCAAATTGGAGGAAAATTAAATTAAGAGAGGTGCAGAAAGCTTTTAGTTCTAAGGATGAAAAGAGGTATGGGAAAATGCTAAACGCCTTAGAATTTGGACTCGTAGAAAAAGGGCTGAATTTAGAAAACGTTACCAAAATCAACCTTCAAAATACCTACGGAAATCAAATTGGAAATGAAATATTTACGCTCATTGAAAATTGTAATCTTGCCCAATATGCTCCGGTGAGCTCTTCTAATGATGATTCCAACATGAATGCTTTTATAGAGATATGGAAAACCATCTAAATACTATTGCGGACAGTGCTAGAGCACTTTATGATAGGGGCCTGTATAGAGACGCTCTAGAAAAATATGATGCCTTAGTTCAATCACAGGTTCATGAAAGTGCGCTGTACT
The DNA window shown above is from Flavobacteriales bacterium and carries:
- a CDS encoding protein BatD produces the protein MKKIGNLLLIAALFLSVCANGQNIALTAKCSRTAVDLNETFRITFTTNARRGEITPPNFEQFIVVSGPYQSSQTQIINGRVSSNRSLSYDVVAQKKGEFVLPAAFIIVDGKRIESNKLKITVKEGLKKKNNIQQQAEESFNVTILSSKKAVYVGEPIILKFRATLFDPVRNLDIIQSPNFENVLQQQLDSKEESYREVVGNKVATIYDFDKRLILPNTPGVLGGQELKIRGQVQVPTGQRDFFNMPLMKYVPQVASAKIPAVKIKPLPDGAPSHFTGGVGSLNLIREISRREVSGDESITIKLRIEGKGNLSTIEVPELSNVEGFDIYDPKFNENIRFGERGITGFKEYEYLLVPQYRGSFVLPEIKWTYFDLKTDKYKTVTITEDTLTVRNPNLAASKPNSNLTTSSEQEATLLDEDIHYLQNIDIKTDRRGLIKKGTLILLAVLGLCWLWQLAPKRTESKGSNWRKIKLREVQKAFSSKDEKRYGKMLNALEFGLVEKGLNLENVTKINLQNTYGNQIGNEIFTLIENCNLAQYAPVSSSNDDSNMNAFIEIWKTI